The Kwoniella dejecticola CBS 10117 chromosome 2, complete sequence genome segment CTTCACAGCTGAGTAATGATAAGTCAGACGTGCAGACGCTAATTTAGCTATTGCAGGAGAATCCTGGTTCCTCCCCCGACCCAAGGCGCAAACTATCAACACTCTTTACGTGCTTGTACCACTCGCAGATAATAAATCTCAACAGACCAGCGCTCTCATTGCCGCCCTCACAGGTTCAGCATGATCACGCATTGCAGGCTGCTATTGGCTCAGTCCGAGTAATATGCTCAACGCTCAgctccgccttcttcaagaACAAAGAAGAGCTCTACTGGCCGGGGTATGTCGACATGGTATTTCTAGGTAGTCTGATCTTGGTGTACGGAGCTAGGCGAGAGCGCGCGAGAAGGAATGCCGCTGCTTGGTGAGACCCAGCGCCATGATCGAACAAAGAGGTATACTTACGAATGGCACCAGGCTCCTGCGAGATCTACGAAGAGCTCTTAGCATACTCGAACATCTGGCGAAAAGATGGCCTAAATCGGATAAGTTTGGCCGTGTGGTGAAAGCCCTAATCGAGAGAGAGGAGCCGAATCTGAGTGAGCAAGTGAGTTCAAAACAATTTCGTTTATTCAAGCATGCCGTATTGACTTGTTTGCATAGTCACATACAGTCTCCTGGGAGCTGCCGATGTTGCCTGCACAACCTGATGTCCAGCCCAGTGAAAGCACTCAAGGACCGAATTTCAACCTGGCAGACTGTTTCCACTTCGATTTTGACACTTTTGTACTTGAACCTGAATCCACTTGGGCATATCACGTATCCATGCCGCCCTCTCCCAATCTATAATCCTGAGGGTTTGATGTATGTTTGCTTCCTCCGCCTCAATCATGGCGTTCACTCTCTTGAGATATGTATGCCGTGCCGTATCCCAACTGCAAGCCAATCTGCTACCTATCATACACCTCGAGCAGCCAACGTGCGCACGTCCCAGAAATGCAGATCGAAAATCGGACCAAGTAGCATGCGGCAAGGTGGGCGATCTTTTCGCCAGGCAAGGAACAAGATTAACCGCATTCGGCATCGGCACGGAGCATATTGCTAGTGCCAAAAATGATACAAGTATGAGCGCATAACATCCTGAGACTAAGCATCTACAACGCCCTGATACGCTCTACAACTGCATCGGTCACTTCCTGAGTATTTGCCTTTCCGCCCAGGTCCTTCGTCTTGATGCCATCAGCACAAGTCTGCTCGACAGCCTTCATCAAGATCTTGGAAGCTTCATGCTCGCCTAACCAATCTAGCATCTCACAAGCGGTCCAGAACGTTCCTACAGGGTTTGCGATGCCCATACCTGTGATGTCGAAGGCCGATCCGTGAATCGGCTCGAACATCGATGGCATGGTTCGCGATGGATCAATGTTGGCAGTTGGAGCAATACCAATGGATCCCGCCAGAGCAGCCGCCAGATCTGATAGTATATCGGCGTGAAGGTTGGTAGCGAGAATGGTGTCCAGAGATTGGGGATGCAGGGTCATGCGGACAGTCATAGCGTCTACCAGCATGAAATCCATAGTCTTCACCTCGAAGTCAGCGTCGCGTTGCGCCAGAGTAGACAGGGCAAATGGATACTCACCACGTCGGGGAACTCCTTCGCTACCTCCTTGATGACCTCATCCCATAAGACCATGCCGTTCCTCATGGCGTTCGACTTGGTGACATAGGTCAAAAGCTTTCTTGGTCTCGATTGAGCCACTTGGAAGGCATATCGAGCAATCCGTCTTATACCAGTCCGCGTGAAGATGGTAACCTCTGTAgccatgtcagctttgttcgTCAAATGAGTAGGTTGCAATCAAGCTTACCGGTACCAATCTCGTGGTCGAGACCTCTATGGGATCTGCCGCCATGACCCGCGTATTCGCCCTCAGAGTTCTCACGGATGATACACCAATCCAAGTCTCCTGGTTTGAGGTTGCTGAGGGGGGAACTTGTGCCGGGAAGAACCTTTGTTCGTCTACAATCACCGTTAGCGTTAGAGCATGAATGAGACTTTTTCGGTAAGAGAGCTTGGGCCAATTACTCACCGGACATTGGCATACATATATGGCTGACAGATGGCAAGTCTCAATCCCCACAGAGATATATGATCGGGGACATCGGGTGCACCGACAgcgccgaagctgaaggacaagatcagcttaATATCTGGGCCCCTTGACTCGAGCTGTGAAAGATGATCGACTTACAAGATAGCGTCATGTTGTTTGAGTATATCTAGGTAGTCTGCCGGTACGTAGCTTCCGGTCTTTTTGTATCTGTCTGATGACCAGTCCAGCTCCGTGAAATCGACCTTGAAAGATCCTACTTTCTTCGCAACCGCATGAACGGCTTGTACACCCGCATTGATCACTTCCGGTCCGATACCGTCAGCACCAATCTGTGCAATCTTGTAGGtattcttcctctcagcTAGAGACGCAGcagtgatcaatcagctcctGACGGAGGTGAGTTTATGTCCCTACAATCACTTACGTCGAAATGCATAGCCATCGGGAAACGCGGCGGTGTCGTTGACAGAGTGGATAGCGATGGGTGCCATGATGTCTGTGCGGTTGTGTGTTTTAGTGTACTTGTGTGTGTTCGTGTGTGTATGTGCCTTTTCCTCAACTAGTTGCCGAGTCCGtagctttctctttcgtcaACAAGTTGTTATTGGGCTTCAAATTGATAGCCAGAACAGTTCGTTCGTTATATAATGCATACGGGCAGTCAGAGCGGAGCAACCCTGCTCCGCTCACCAAGTGAAGCGGGATACGCGGAGAAACGATTCCCCATAAGGAAGGCTTAGACCCTCAGCTTTTCCTCCTGGTCATCTCAACACCTTATCAGGTGCCCCAATCCACCCCGTATGGGCACCGGACCTACTCAAGTCCACCGAATGCCCTTGAATCGCAGAAAGGATAGATATATAAAGGAGAGTCCAGAAGAGCAATTATATCTGGTTCCCCGGGAGCCCCAAGCGAATAACTCTGGAGCACATTCATAGTTTCTTGGCATAATTATTACTTTCAGCTATGTCGCCTAAAACTATCAACACCGTAGCCCCACCTATCCAACAGGAATATTTGGCCGAGACCGACTTCAAGAACGAGCTCGATCatgtcgaagctgttgaTGATCTGCCAACGAGTCAGCCAGGCGAAGTTCAGCCACTTCATCGCGATATCGAAGCTCTCAAGCGGCTCTCACCGGAAGAGTACGCTGCCGCCCACAAGAAGTTGGTacgaaaggtgagtctaaaGTCGTCACTATGGGAGGAGTAGCATCTAACGAGATGCATCGTAGATCGATATCAGGCTATTGCCtaccttgttcatcttgtTAATCTTGAACTATCTCGATCGAAATGCCTTGGCATCAGCGAGAGTCCAAGGACTCGAGAAAGATCTTGGACTCAAGGGCGATCAATTCAACATCGCTGTGTCAATCTTGTTCGCTGGTTATATCCTCGGTCAGATACCTTCTAACCTCATCTTATCGCGGGTTCGACCATCTATCTACCTCTCCGCGTGGGTCGCTCTTTGGGGTATCGTATCTGCTTGTACCGCCGCCGCCGACGGCTACAACCACTTGCTTGTTATTCGATTCTTCTTGGGTGTCACCGAGTCACCATACTTCCCTGGCGCACTTTTCCTTCTATCTTCGTGGTACACCAAGAAAGAGCTTGCTTTCCGAACGTCCATCGTGAGTCAGCCACTCTATAGCAGCCGATCTCGAATACGACTAATAATCCGCAACCAATAGCTGTATACCGGATCCCTTTTGTCTGGCGCTTTCTCAGGTCTCATCAGCGCTGGCATACAGAAAGGTCTAAATGGCGTATCCGGATTGTCTTCTTGGCGATGGATGTTCATCCTCGAGGGCGCCGTGACGGTCGCTGCTGCTATTTTCTCCGCCTTCATTCTTCCCGATTATCCCGCCACCACAAAGTGGCTATCCGCTCAGGAAAAAGCCATCGCAGTCTACCGATTGGAGCAAGACGCCGGTGTGCGAGACGAGGAAACGATGACTCTCTTCCAGAGCTTTAAGGCTGCTGCAATGGACTACAAGCTATACCTGTTGGccataatcatcatcaccaaaaCCACTGCTGGAGCAGTAACACAGTTCATCCCAACTGTGGTGGCAACCTTTGGGATGTCAAAAGTTCAAACCCTCCTTCTTACGGCTCCACCATATTTGTTCGCTGCCTTCTTGGCTCTCACAATCTCCTGGACATCTGATCGAAGACCAGAGAGGTGTTTCCACCTTCTCACCCCGATCCTTTTTGGAATGGTCGGTTTTATCATTGCCACCACTACCACGAAAACGGCGCCCCGATacttctcgctcttcttgatgattgGCGGCATGTTCGGCTCATACAACGTTGCTCTCGCTTGGATCTCCTCTACATTCGCTCGACCTAGAGCCAAGAGAGCGGCAGCTTACGCGACCATAAACTCGCTTGGGAATGTGGCGCAGATCTGGTCTCCCTACCTCTACAAATCCATCACCGCTCCTTCTTACCACGTAAGTGTCCTTCTTGACACCTACAATAGTACAACACGCTGATGTGACTGTAATGTAGCTCGCGTTCACAGTCAACACAGTTATGGCAGGTGTCGCCGTGGTCTTCTGCTTGGTATTGAGATGGTGTTTGAAAAGGGAAAACGCGCGAatggacaaggaggaaagtCTCGGGTCAGACCCTGAAAGATCCGCCGTCAGACAGGACCGAATACGATACGTTTTGTGATCGATCTCAGGCAGATTTGTCGAACGCAGTGTGCCAAATAGCAGACTGAAAGAGTCTTGATCGACGTCTGAGAGCACCAAGGTTATGATTGGATCCTGTATGACTTCTCATCAATGTCGAGTTACTGGACTGGCATCCATGTATGAAAGAGTATGTCATCGCAGAAAATGCAGCAGGTTCAGCTCTTACATTCATACAATGATACAACAAAAGGGCAATATGTGTTGGCAAAAGGACAATATGTGATGGCGTGACTACCAGAATATATCGTGTGCTTCAGCGGAGACAGGAGGATTAGGCGGCCGAAAAGGCAAGTTGAGAACATTGGGGGAGACGGCATTGGAGGATTGAATCGGCAGATCGCTGGGCCAACTTAGCATGTCGGGTATCTCCTGCTCTTGGCTGAACAGATCATCCGTTGAATGTGTCGGTCCACCGAGGTCGGGCTGCTGTAAAGCGTCATCCCGGAGATCAAGGTTTTCTTCAAATAACGGAAGCTGCGTTGCAGCACTTGAAGCTAAGAAGTCCAAATTCGAGCCATGGGACCCCTCAAGATGAGTGTCAGGGCTAAGCACCATGTCATTGGCCGGTCCGGTTGCGGTAGGTAGTTCTGCTGCCTGCACATTGATGGGGATGTGGTTGAGCGGCCAAGGCATTGCTATCACCGATGTCAGACCGCTCGCCGACCGTTGCCCACAGCTAGAACTCACTAGATTGTTCTGATATCGAGACATCCTCCCCAGCAGGATTGACTCCTTCCGTTGGATTGCACAAAGAATCTAGTCTCTGCCTGAATTGAAATATGTCTCCAAAGCGTGTCAAAGGCTGCTCGGTCCAGCTTTCCAGTAATTTGGCCCTTTCGACCGATACCGAAGGTGCATCCGGGATGACTTGCTGCACCTATGATGAGTGAGACATAAGCCAAAGTAGCAGACGTTTGCTTTCGTGGACTGTAAGAAACTCACTCGATCTGCGCTCATCCAATTTTCTAGCGATTCGCGAACCCCCTGAACACCCAGCACAAAATATAACGCATTTTCTAGCTGCTGGATACGTATCTCGCTGGCTTTCGAGCTACCAGCTGTCGGACCTCTGCTCAACTCGTTAGCATGCTTGCAACGTTTGGCGGTATATATAGGTGTACGATGAGTTACCTTTTCTGGCGTTTAGAGGGATATTCGCATATATGCCCAGCCTTCACACACAGTCCGCAATTTGGGTATTCATGATCGCACTGCATGTTTTCATATCAGTCAGTGACCTCGATGCGGAATCGCAGCCTTTGCGActtactcttctcttcttcgatataCAGCGCAAGCATGCTCTATCTGAACTTGACATTGGCTCTGCGATCGAGTTCTGAACGATACAAGCGAGCAGCACATAATTATCAATATTGCGGATAGATCGCGGAGTTACTTAGCTCCACTATTGGGAGGAGAGTCGACTGTAAAGCCATTTGTCACGTGTTGCTTTACGTGATTCAATTCTGAGAAGAAATAAGAGAGTACGCTAGGGAAGCGGACTTATTGCGATTCTTGCAAGCTGTTGATCATATCGACCAGTATGGTATGCACAAAATAGAGAGAAGACATGCAGGCAACAATTGATGAAGACGAACTTGCCATCTGTCGCTGTCTCGTGGTCGTTGGGCGAGCAATATAACGAGATCATCAGAGGGGTTTATAGGTGAACATGTAAGGGGGCCTTCTGGCATGCCAAAGATGTGCTCATTAAGATACCAATTCCGTGAGATTGCAATCTCCCCGCATCCGTGAGGCCTAATTTTCGGTCGGCCAGGCCGAAGCGAGCTGGAGCCTCGATGACTGTCCAAGATCAATGAGACAACATATTCGAAAACACGGGGATCCGCGATGGTATAATCTGGGGAATTTGCCATCGTTAACATGAGCCCCGACGGGAATATCTTGAGCAACGAAGCTGTTATTTCCCATCATCTGGAGGATCTGATGACACGATTCGAATGTCGACAACACGGGGATCCGCGATGGTATAATCTGGGGAATTTGCCATCGTTAACATGAGCCCCGACGGGAATATCTTGAGCAACGAAGCTGTTATTTCCCATCATCTGGAGGATCTGATGACACGATTCGAATGTCGATCTAAAAAGAAGTAGAATTCGAAAATGCTTCAACATGATGTGGTAATTTGTTCACAGAACTCGGTCTTTCAGGGGGAACAGTCACCAAGAGAGACACGTGAGCTGAAGATTTGAGGGCAGAAGTCCCCGATCAAAATCAGCCAAGCCTGAGGAGAATCGAAAATAACCGTAAACCCCTTTAGATGATGTATAAATGTATAGATGGTGCCTGAATTACGTCCGCGGAACTAGGTGCGAAACAATTTCGAATCTGcccaagcgagatcatccCTCAAATTTTCTGTTTCTGATCCGTTTAAGCGAAGTCTGTGGGTTGCATCTCCACACAATTACCAATCATACATCGCACGAGGATGCTGACACAGACTGAGGTGGTCTCATATGGTCCACATCAAGGGTCCCGCAAGAGACCGAGGTCACGGGTGACCGTAATTGGCCAAAGAAAAATTGGCGAGAAATTTCGAATCCATGTCCACGAAGTCCGACAAGAACGTTCAGATTCGATATAACCCGACAGCTCAATTCACTCATCCTTGATATTGATCGTTCATCGTTCATATTCGATCTCAAACATTATCGAGCAACTCCACCGTATCTGGAACAATGACCAACGAGATAACTCAAGTTTACCCCGCACCTGTCCAAGACAAGGACCTCGCCAATGTTGAAGGTGCTTATGGAGGATATGACGAATACCCTCCTTCCAGTAAGGATGTAGCAAACATCCCGGCTGAATCATACGAGTACGACCCTTTCTCTGCTCAGCGAGAGGAAAATGCGGAGGATTATGTGGACTTCCGATCCATGGGCTGGGTCCAAGCTGGTCTTGTCGCGACAGCTGAAGTAAGTGCTCAGCGCGAACTTCTTTGTGTCAACAACGGCTGACCGTTATGCTGCAGAATATCGCGCTGGGTGCACTCTCCTATCCATCTATCTTCCTACGACTGGGTATGGTCGGAGGCTTGATCGCCAACATCGGTCTTGGTGTTCTCGCATACATCACCGCGTGGATCATGATTGACTTTAAGATGAAGCACATGGGGGTCATGCACTTCGCTGATGCTGGTGGTCTGATGTTCGGTaaatggggaagaaggatcttGGGTGCTGGTATGGTTGCCAAAGTGAGTCCCGCCTTAGGAAACATGAATTTTTAAGAGGGACATCTGACAGGGTTACTTGTCGTTAGAGTACTGGTCTAGGAGGATCACACGTGTTGGCCGGTAAACAAGCGCTCAACACTCTCAGCAGCAATGCTATCTGCAGTGTGTGGTTTgcgctcatcatcatgattgTTAGCGTGATGGTACGTAGTTCTGAAGTCCATTTAACGCTGTTGTTGGCTCACCTGACATTCCCTAGATGTCGACCAACCGAGAATTTGGCAAATTAGCTATTCTCTCTTGGGTCTCCGTGTCTTGCATTTTGACCGCTTGCTTCATTACCATCGTTGCCACCGGTGTAAGTCCATGTTCTTGTACTATCATATCCTTCCTATACCTCACATGGAATAATCGTTGATCCTCGTGGTCACATGCAGGTCCAAAGCCCCAGTGTCCTTGTCAAAAACGGAGTTCCCATCGAGTGGCACGCGTTCCCCACGAATCCCAACTTGATGGACGTTATCGGTGCTCTGACCAACGTTGTATTCGCTTACGGCGGTAATATGGGTGTCTTCAGTTGGTGTTCCGAGATGAGAAACCCCAATGATTTCAAGAagtccttcttgatcactcaAGCTGGAGGTATCATTGTTTACTGTATTGTTGGTGGAACTATCTACGCATTCGGCGGTCAAGTGAGTTATCCCTGCATGCTTTGCAACGGGCCACCACACGTGCTGACTGTTGTTGTGCAGTACGTTCAATCACCCGCCTTCACCATGACGACCAAACCCGTCAGAATCACTGCCTACGCTTTCGCTCTCGTC includes the following:
- a CDS encoding tartrate dehydrogenase; translation: MAPIAIHSVNDTAAFPDGYAFRPERKNTYKIAQIGADGIGPEVINAGVQAVHAVAKKVGSFKVDFTELDWSSDRYKKTGSYVPADYLDILKQHDAIFFGAVGAPDVPDHISLWGLRLAICQPYMYANVRRTKVLPGTSSPLSNLKPGDLDWCIIRENSEGEYAGHGGRSHRGLDHEIGTEVTIFTRTGIRRIARYAFQVAQSRPRKLLTYVTKSNAMRNGMVLWDEVIKEVAKEFPDVTMDFMLVDAMTVRMTLHPQSLDTILATNLHADILSDLAAALAGSIGIAPTANIDPSRTMPSMFEPIHGSAFDITGMGIANPVGTFWTACEMLDWLGEHEASKILMKAVEQTCADGIKTKDLGGKANTQEVTDAVVERIRAL